In Brevundimonas sp. SGAir0440, one DNA window encodes the following:
- a CDS encoding ATP-binding protein: MVTPPAVLYGSWAAAGLILAALGQPWVGLGFALVGMAFDVWAQGRVKRYQKTEAPVAGWPPLLMAIVAIRFALGVSGPLIAWLMNPRADVMLVVVLIQIWSIGVAFVQFSAAPRLLALAAAPICATVLVVIYPLLIGPHGLAVAAAFVMLATILFIISRATHALWCDLFAADQRNKALLMDVQAAHEAAVLDRDAARCARQEADEANAAKSRFLANMSHEIRTPLNGVIGMAQIMAGDALEDRQKARLEILDRSAHTLLDLINQILDLSRIEEGRLEIVPQSIDADALVHEVTETLRPLAESKGLAFHVVSPGLGWVSADPVRMRQILFNLLSNAIKFTAEGQVALEVALTDAGAVFRVSDTGRGIPADQIGQLFTRFAQIEAAAVDRRDGAGLGLSIVATLVEMMGGRIVVESEAGEGATFVVTLPLTPAQPVQAGEDAPDAEPERALRVLVAEDHPVNQQVIRGLLGQVGIEVEIVDDGLQAVEATQTRDWDLILMDVQMPNMDGPTATRTIRQRETDQGLVRTPIIALTANAMVEQVESYLAAGMDAVVSKPVDLKVLLTTISEVMSAKI; this comes from the coding sequence ATGGTTACTCCGCCCGCCGTTCTCTACGGTAGCTGGGCGGCCGCCGGACTGATCCTGGCGGCCCTTGGGCAGCCGTGGGTGGGGCTGGGGTTCGCCCTCGTCGGCATGGCGTTCGACGTATGGGCGCAAGGGCGGGTCAAGCGATACCAGAAGACCGAGGCGCCCGTCGCGGGCTGGCCCCCGCTGCTGATGGCCATCGTGGCGATCCGGTTCGCCCTGGGGGTGTCCGGGCCGCTGATCGCCTGGCTGATGAACCCTCGCGCCGATGTGATGCTGGTGGTGGTGTTGATCCAGATCTGGTCGATCGGCGTGGCCTTCGTTCAGTTCAGCGCGGCGCCTCGGCTATTGGCGCTGGCGGCGGCGCCGATCTGCGCGACCGTGCTGGTCGTGATCTATCCCTTGCTAATCGGGCCGCACGGTCTGGCGGTGGCGGCGGCCTTCGTGATGCTGGCGACGATCCTGTTCATCATCTCGCGCGCGACCCACGCCCTGTGGTGCGACCTGTTCGCGGCGGATCAGCGCAACAAGGCGTTGCTGATGGACGTGCAGGCGGCGCATGAGGCGGCCGTGCTGGACCGCGACGCCGCCCGATGCGCGCGTCAGGAGGCGGACGAGGCCAATGCCGCCAAGTCCCGCTTCCTGGCCAATATGAGCCATGAGATTCGCACCCCTCTGAATGGCGTCATCGGCATGGCGCAGATCATGGCGGGCGACGCGCTGGAGGATCGGCAGAAGGCGCGACTGGAGATCCTGGACCGGTCGGCCCACACCCTGCTGGACCTGATCAACCAGATTCTGGACCTGTCGCGGATCGAGGAGGGGCGGCTGGAGATCGTGCCGCAGTCCATCGATGCGGACGCCCTGGTCCACGAGGTCACAGAGACTCTGAGGCCCTTGGCCGAAAGCAAGGGCCTGGCCTTCCACGTCGTGTCGCCGGGCCTGGGCTGGGTCAGCGCCGATCCGGTCCGGATGCGCCAAATCCTGTTCAACCTGCTGTCCAACGCCATCAAGTTCACGGCCGAGGGGCAGGTGGCGCTGGAGGTCGCGCTGACCGACGCCGGGGCGGTGTTCCGCGTGTCGGACACGGGGCGGGGCATACCGGCGGACCAGATCGGTCAACTCTTCACGCGCTTCGCCCAGATCGAGGCGGCGGCCGTCGACCGGCGCGACGGGGCCGGGCTGGGCCTTTCGATCGTGGCGACCCTGGTGGAGATGATGGGCGGCCGGATCGTGGTGGAGAGCGAGGCGGGCGAAGGGGCGACCTTCGTCGTCACGCTGCCGCTGACGCCAGCGCAGCCCGTACAGGCCGGCGAGGATGCGCCGGACGCCGAGCCGGAGCGGGCGCTGCGGGTGCTGGTCGCCGAGGACCACCCGGTCAATCAGCAGGTGATCCGAGGCCTTCTGGGCCAAGTCGGGATCGAGGTCGAGATTGTCGATGATGGTCTTCAGGCGGTCGAAGCGACGCAAACGCGCGACTGGGACCTGATCCTGATGGATGTGCAGATGCCGAACATGGATGGTCCGACGGCGACCCGGACGATCCGGCAGCGTGAGACCGACCAGGGGCTGGTGCGCACGCCGATCATCGCCCTGACGGCCAATGCGATGGTGGAGCAGGTCGAGAGCTATCTGGCGGCGGGCATGGATGCCGTGGTCAGCAAGCCTGTCGACCTGAAGGTGCTGCTGACCACCATTTCCGAAGTGATGTCCGCCAAGATCTAG
- a CDS encoding isoaspartyl peptidase/L-asparaginase family protein, whose protein sequence is MTALILHGGAGARRERNYDAEIVHMREVVEAMKVRLDAGDSALDVAVAAVVMLEDSGLYVAGKGASPNLAGAYELDASIMDGSTKRAGAVAALQGFRNPVVAARAVMEKTPHIMLAGEGAGLFAHDQGLEPIADEAAWFTGAGKGEDNHPPGTLSHGTVGACVLDSQGRLAAATSTAGVFGKMPGRVGDTPIPAAGTWADAHAATSCTGQGEYFIRVAASAQVAWRVAAGQSLAEATQAVIDEIGQMGGDGGMIALDAAGNIAAPFNSQGMKHAWLTPAGEIGVQVFRD, encoded by the coding sequence ATGACCGCCCTCATCCTCCACGGCGGCGCCGGCGCCCGGCGCGAACGCAACTACGACGCCGAGATCGTGCACATGCGCGAGGTGGTCGAGGCCATGAAGGTCCGGCTGGACGCGGGCGACAGCGCCTTGGATGTGGCTGTCGCCGCCGTCGTCATGCTGGAGGATTCGGGCCTCTATGTCGCGGGCAAGGGCGCCTCGCCCAATCTCGCCGGCGCCTATGAGCTGGACGCCAGCATCATGGACGGATCGACGAAACGCGCCGGCGCCGTCGCCGCACTCCAGGGCTTCCGCAATCCCGTCGTCGCCGCGCGCGCAGTGATGGAGAAGACGCCGCATATCATGCTGGCGGGCGAAGGCGCTGGCCTGTTCGCCCACGACCAGGGGCTGGAGCCCATCGCTGACGAGGCCGCCTGGTTCACCGGCGCGGGCAAGGGCGAGGACAACCATCCACCCGGCACGCTCAGCCACGGCACTGTCGGCGCCTGCGTGCTGGACAGCCAGGGCCGTCTCGCCGCCGCCACCTCGACCGCAGGCGTCTTCGGCAAGATGCCGGGCCGCGTGGGCGACACGCCGATCCCCGCCGCCGGAACCTGGGCCGACGCCCACGCCGCGACCTCCTGCACCGGCCAGGGCGAATATTTCATCCGCGTCGCCGCCTCCGCCCAGGTCGCCTGGCGCGTCGCCGCCGGTCAGTCGCTGGCCGAGGCGACCCAGGCCGTCATCGACGAGATCGGCCAGATGGGCGGCGATGGCGGCATGATCGCCCTGGACGCCGCCGGAAACATCGCCGCCCCCTTCAACAGCCAGGGCATGAAACACGCCTGGCTGACGCCCGCCGGCGAGATCGGCGTCCAGGTCTTCCGCGACTAG
- a CDS encoding NADPH:quinone oxidoreductase family protein, producing the protein MRAVLSKTPGGPETLVVEDVLDPTPKAGEVIIEVKAVGINYPDTLIIEDKYQFRPERPFSPGAEVAGVVEAVGEGVKGVRKGDRVIAVPGWGGLVERLAVRAETVIPIPDAMSFEEAAALIMTYGTSYYALKDRAQLKAGETLLVLGAAGGVGAAAVELGKAMGAKVVAAASTNDKVEFALELGADNGLIYPSGPMDKAAQKALSGEFKLATGRDGADVVYDAVGGDYADPALRAMDWNGRYLVVGFPAGIPSLPLNLTLLKSVSVIGVFWGAAVMRNPKAHAANMTDLMQMYAEGKIRPRVSKTFPLEKASEAIKALGDRQALGKIVVTVES; encoded by the coding sequence ATGCGCGCTGTTCTGTCCAAAACGCCTGGCGGCCCCGAAACCCTGGTCGTGGAAGACGTGCTCGACCCGACGCCCAAGGCGGGCGAGGTGATCATCGAGGTCAAGGCGGTGGGGATCAACTATCCCGACACCCTGATCATCGAGGACAAATACCAGTTCCGGCCCGAGCGGCCCTTCTCGCCGGGCGCTGAGGTCGCCGGCGTGGTCGAAGCGGTGGGCGAAGGGGTCAAGGGCGTGCGCAAGGGCGACCGGGTCATCGCCGTGCCGGGCTGGGGCGGGCTGGTCGAACGGCTGGCGGTGCGGGCCGAGACGGTCATCCCCATCCCCGACGCCATGAGCTTCGAGGAGGCGGCGGCCCTGATCATGACCTACGGCACCAGCTACTATGCGCTGAAGGACCGGGCGCAGCTGAAGGCGGGCGAAACCCTCTTGGTGCTGGGTGCGGCCGGGGGCGTCGGCGCCGCCGCCGTCGAACTGGGCAAGGCTATGGGGGCCAAGGTGGTCGCCGCCGCCTCGACCAACGACAAGGTCGAGTTCGCGCTTGAACTGGGCGCCGATAACGGACTGATTTATCCGTCGGGCCCGATGGACAAGGCCGCGCAGAAGGCGTTGTCCGGCGAGTTCAAGCTGGCCACCGGCCGCGACGGCGCGGACGTCGTTTATGACGCGGTCGGCGGCGACTATGCCGATCCGGCGTTGCGGGCCATGGACTGGAACGGGCGTTATCTGGTGGTCGGCTTTCCGGCGGGCATTCCGTCCCTGCCGCTGAACCTGACGCTGCTGAAGTCGGTGTCGGTGATCGGCGTCTTCTGGGGCGCGGCGGTGATGCGCAATCCCAAGGCCCACGCCGCCAACATGACCGATCTGATGCAGATGTACGCCGAGGGCAAGATCAGGCCGCGGGTCTCAAAGACCTTCCCGCTGGAAAAGGCCAGCGAAGCGATCAAGGCCCTGGGCGACCGTCAGGCGCTGGGCAAGATCGTGGTGACGGTCGAGAGCTAA
- a CDS encoding YkvA family protein, with the protein MTAKAKPADPSDVLDPKKALVPSVVKINEARVTKGFWPKIQRTAARIPFADQALAAWYAARDPQTPMAAKGMIFAGLAYFVMPVDAIPDIFAGIGYTDDAAVITALLALVGANIKRRHRDQAEDAVQRLKAK; encoded by the coding sequence ATGACCGCCAAAGCCAAACCCGCCGATCCGTCGGATGTCCTGGACCCGAAAAAGGCGCTCGTGCCGTCGGTGGTGAAGATCAACGAGGCCCGCGTGACCAAGGGCTTCTGGCCCAAGATCCAGCGCACGGCCGCCCGCATCCCCTTTGCGGACCAGGCCCTGGCCGCCTGGTACGCCGCGCGCGATCCGCAGACGCCGATGGCGGCCAAGGGCATGATCTTCGCGGGCCTGGCCTATTTCGTCATGCCGGTGGACGCCATTCCCGATATCTTCGCGGGCATCGGCTATACCGACGACGCCGCCGTCATCACCGCCCTGCTGGCCCTGGTCGGCGCCAACATCAAACGCCGCCACCGCGACCAGGCCGAGGACGCGGTGCAGCGGCTGAAGGCGAAATAA
- a CDS encoding SDR family oxidoreductase, translated as MKLDNTIAAVVTGGASGLGEGTARAIAATGAKVALFDLNAEKGEAIAAEIGGVFCQVDVTDDASVAAAFEKARAAHGQERLTVNCAGIATGQKTVSRKKDTGEIKAHDIAQFERTVRVNLFGTFRVLSQSAAGMVTLEPMADGERGLIVNTASVAAQDGQIGQAAYSASKGGVYAMTLPIARDLAQEGVRCNTILPGIMWTPMMAGMDQKIQDALAAAIPFPSRLGTPADYASLVLELARNVYINGECIRLDGGIRLAPR; from the coding sequence ATGAAACTCGACAACACCATCGCCGCAGTGGTCACCGGCGGCGCCTCGGGCCTGGGCGAAGGCACCGCGCGCGCCATCGCGGCGACGGGGGCCAAGGTCGCCCTGTTCGACCTGAACGCCGAAAAGGGCGAGGCCATCGCGGCCGAGATCGGCGGCGTCTTCTGCCAGGTGGACGTGACCGACGACGCCTCGGTCGCCGCCGCCTTCGAAAAGGCCCGCGCCGCCCATGGACAGGAACGTCTGACCGTCAACTGCGCCGGCATCGCCACGGGCCAGAAGACCGTCTCGCGCAAGAAGGACACCGGCGAGATCAAAGCCCACGACATAGCCCAGTTCGAGCGCACCGTGCGGGTCAACCTGTTCGGCACCTTCCGCGTCCTGTCGCAGTCGGCGGCGGGCATGGTGACCCTGGAGCCCATGGCGGACGGCGAGCGCGGCCTGATCGTCAACACCGCCTCCGTCGCGGCTCAGGACGGCCAGATCGGCCAGGCGGCCTATTCGGCGTCCAAGGGCGGCGTCTATGCCATGACCCTGCCGATCGCGCGCGATCTGGCTCAGGAAGGGGTGCGCTGCAACACCATCCTGCCCGGCATCATGTGGACGCCGATGATGGCCGGCATGGACCAGAAGATCCAGGACGCCCTGGCCGCCGCCATCCCCTTCCCCAGCCGCCTGGGCACGCCGGCCGACTATGCTTCGCTGGTGCTAGAGCTGGCGCGAAACGTCTACATCAACGGCGAATGCATCCGTCTGGACGGCGGGATTCGTCTGGCGCCGCGCTGA
- a CDS encoding DUF3429 domain-containing protein, with the protein MTIEPTGRHRLPPLARILGFAGLLPQAAAVAVLVAGDADQQTAALGLAYAYAALIFSFLGGVWWGLAAATGLKAPKWVWIASVAPSLLALATSVVWAAGSDPAVSLVVLGVFIAASVLVDLKLKAAGLTPEGWLVLRAPLSIGLGVLTLIAGLI; encoded by the coding sequence ATGACGATTGAACCCACCGGCCGACATCGCTTGCCGCCGCTCGCCCGCATCCTGGGTTTCGCCGGCCTGCTGCCCCAGGCGGCGGCGGTCGCCGTCCTTGTTGCAGGCGACGCGGACCAGCAGACCGCCGCCCTCGGCCTGGCCTACGCCTACGCCGCCCTGATCTTCAGCTTCCTTGGCGGCGTCTGGTGGGGACTGGCGGCTGCGACGGGCCTGAAGGCGCCCAAATGGGTCTGGATCGCCTCTGTGGCGCCCTCGCTTCTCGCGCTGGCGACCAGCGTCGTCTGGGCGGCGGGCTCCGATCCGGCCGTGTCGCTGGTCGTGCTGGGCGTCTTCATCGCCGCCAGCGTCCTGGTCGATCTGAAGCTGAAGGCGGCCGGTCTGACGCCAGAGGGCTGGCTCGTGCTGCGCGCGCCGCTGTCGATCGGTCTGGGCGTGCTGACGCTCATCGCCGGGCTGATCTGA
- a CDS encoding thiol-disulfide oxidoreductase DCC family protein, with the protein MTPLLVWYDGGCPLCRREIALMRRLDRRGAIRFVDVSDGQTSCPLDRETLLARFHATENGKLLSGAAAFAAMWRAIPLLRPIGLAARIPWVLAALERAYRVFLRLRPRLQSLAR; encoded by the coding sequence ATGACACCCTTGCTCGTCTGGTATGATGGCGGCTGTCCCCTGTGCCGACGCGAGATCGCCCTGATGCGTCGGCTGGATCGACGCGGCGCGATCCGATTCGTCGATGTGTCGGACGGTCAGACAAGCTGCCCGCTGGATCGCGAGACGCTGCTGGCGCGATTCCACGCAACGGAGAATGGAAAACTGCTGTCGGGCGCGGCGGCGTTCGCGGCGATGTGGCGGGCCATACCGCTGTTGCGCCCGATAGGCCTGGCCGCACGCATCCCCTGGGTCCTTGCGGCGTTGGAGAGGGCGTACCGGGTATTTCTGCGCCTGCGTCCTCGACTTCAGTCTCTCGCTCGCTAA
- a CDS encoding cryptochrome/photolyase family protein yields the protein MSVLRLVLGDQLSDDLSALKDLNPDVDTVLMAEVRDEATYVRHHKQKLALVFAAMRNHAERLKGRGVNVRYVRIDDADNSGSITGELARALDDGAYETVVMTECGEWRLAEHLAAFAEGAGLPVEIREDRRFISSHDRFRRWVSGKSQLRMEFFYREMRRATGILMDSDQPEGGRWNYDAENRKKLAKGVTPPNRLRIRPNAVAREAMADVERLFGDHFGSLDGFGWATTAEEAEASLKHFLKDVLPSFGDWQDAMAEGQPWMWHGLISTSINLGLLDPLDVCKRAEAVYRAGKAPLNAVEGFIRQILGWREFVRGIYWLKAPEYRARNFLDADRKLPWFYWSGETDMACVADVVKTTRDNAYAHHIQRLMVTGNLALLLGVHPDQVDDWYMCVYADAYEWVEMPNTRGMALFADGGIVGSKPYAASGAYIDRMSDYCGACRYDVKSKSGDAACPFNRLYWGFLERNRGRLRDNVRLAMPYRTLEKFGEAKRKALAAEAETCRTQLGATPID from the coding sequence ATGTCCGTGCTTAGGCTGGTGCTGGGCGATCAGTTGTCGGACGACCTGTCGGCGCTGAAGGATCTGAACCCGGACGTCGACACGGTTCTGATGGCCGAGGTTCGCGACGAGGCGACCTATGTCCGGCATCACAAGCAGAAGCTGGCCCTGGTCTTCGCCGCCATGCGCAATCACGCCGAGCGGCTGAAGGGGCGGGGCGTCAATGTGCGCTATGTGCGCATCGACGACGCGGACAACAGCGGGTCAATCACCGGCGAACTGGCCCGGGCGCTGGACGACGGCGCTTATGAAACGGTGGTGATGACCGAATGCGGCGAGTGGCGGCTGGCCGAGCATCTGGCCGCCTTTGCGGAAGGGGCGGGGTTGCCGGTCGAGATTCGCGAGGATCGCCGCTTCATCAGCAGCCACGACCGTTTTCGCCGCTGGGTCTCGGGCAAGTCGCAGCTGCGCATGGAGTTCTTCTATCGCGAGATGCGCCGCGCGACGGGCATACTGATGGACAGCGATCAGCCGGAGGGCGGGCGCTGGAACTATGACGCCGAGAACCGCAAGAAGCTGGCCAAGGGCGTGACGCCGCCCAATCGCCTGCGCATCCGGCCCAACGCCGTGGCGCGCGAGGCGATGGCGGATGTCGAGCGACTGTTCGGCGACCATTTCGGATCGCTGGACGGATTCGGCTGGGCCACGACGGCGGAGGAGGCGGAAGCCTCGCTGAAGCATTTCCTGAAGGACGTCCTGCCGTCGTTCGGGGACTGGCAGGACGCGATGGCGGAGGGGCAGCCGTGGATGTGGCATGGGCTGATCTCGACCTCGATCAACCTGGGCCTGCTGGATCCTCTGGACGTCTGCAAGCGCGCCGAGGCGGTGTATCGGGCGGGCAAGGCCCCGCTGAACGCGGTCGAAGGCTTCATCCGGCAAATCCTGGGATGGCGCGAGTTCGTGCGCGGCATCTACTGGCTGAAGGCGCCGGAGTATCGGGCGCGCAACTTCCTGGATGCGGACCGAAAGCTGCCCTGGTTCTACTGGTCCGGTGAGACCGACATGGCCTGTGTCGCCGACGTGGTGAAGACCACGCGCGACAACGCCTACGCCCACCATATCCAGCGGCTGATGGTGACGGGTAATCTGGCCTTGCTGCTGGGCGTGCATCCCGATCAGGTCGACGACTGGTACATGTGTGTCTATGCCGACGCCTATGAATGGGTCGAGATGCCCAATACGCGCGGCATGGCCCTGTTCGCCGATGGCGGCATCGTAGGGTCCAAGCCCTATGCAGCCTCGGGGGCCTATATCGACCGGATGAGCGACTACTGCGGGGCGTGTCGCTATGACGTGAAGAGCAAGAGCGGCGATGCCGCCTGCCCGTTCAACCGGCTGTACTGGGGCTTTCTGGAGCGCAATCGCGGCCGGCTGCGGGACAATGTGCGGCTGGCCATGCCCTACCGCACGCTGGAGAAGTTCGGGGAAGCCAAGCGCAAGGCCCTGGCGGCCGAGGCGGAAACATGCCGGACTCAGCTAGGCGCGACGCCGATCGATTGA
- a CDS encoding M48 family metallopeptidase, with product MVEPQAQRDHLPCCFVLLEEAAPVILPRRSALVLAAAVAASALSACAYNEALGRNQLLLVDNAALSQQSTAAWREAIAKPGVMTTGAQVDRIRRVGDRLVQAAGLGGRTWDYAVFTEASPNAFVLPSGQIGVTTSLLALVQNDDQLASVIGHEIGHVVANHAAERASNQTVTSVGLAAVGGAAGRYGDAVNAYGGLAAQYGLLLPYSRRDELEADRLGVDYMAGAGFKPSQAVALWRLMAAQRQTQTPQFASTHPSDATRIEALQQYIASRGWN from the coding sequence ATGGTGGAACCTCAGGCCCAGCGCGACCATTTGCCTTGCTGTTTCGTCCTGCTCGAAGAGGCCGCCCCCGTGATCCTGCCCCGCCGCTCCGCCCTTGTCCTGGCCGCCGCCGTCGCGGCCTCGGCCCTGTCCGCCTGCGCCTATAACGAAGCCCTGGGCCGTAATCAGCTGCTTCTGGTGGACAACGCCGCCCTGTCCCAGCAATCGACCGCGGCCTGGCGAGAGGCTATCGCCAAGCCAGGCGTGATGACGACCGGCGCCCAGGTCGACCGGATCCGGCGCGTCGGCGACCGTCTGGTCCAGGCGGCGGGTCTGGGCGGTCGGACCTGGGACTATGCGGTGTTCACGGAGGCCAGCCCCAACGCCTTCGTTCTACCGTCCGGCCAGATCGGCGTGACGACCAGCCTGTTGGCCCTGGTTCAGAACGACGACCAGCTGGCCAGCGTGATCGGTCACGAAATCGGGCACGTCGTCGCCAACCATGCGGCCGAGCGCGCCTCGAACCAGACGGTGACCAGCGTCGGTCTGGCGGCTGTCGGCGGGGCGGCGGGTCGTTATGGAGATGCGGTCAACGCCTATGGCGGTCTGGCTGCCCAATACGGGCTTCTGCTGCCCTATTCGCGGCGCGACGAGCTGGAGGCCGACCGTCTGGGCGTGGACTATATGGCCGGGGCTGGTTTCAAGCCGTCGCAGGCGGTGGCGCTATGGCGACTGATGGCGGCTCAGCGTCAGACCCAGACGCCGCAGTTCGCCTCGACCCACCCGTCGGACGCGACCCGGATCGAGGCGTTGCAGCAGTATATCGCCAGCCGCGGCTGGAACTGA
- a CDS encoding DsbE family thiol:disulfide interchange protein, producing MNRWLALIPLAVLAALAALFVGWSLKRDPAFKPDALVGQTIPETVLPLLSGDQAGPGNLDLKTAGVGRPMLVNVFASWCAPCRIEHPKLLALKARGVAVVGIAYKDEPVATRAFLDELGDPYSMVLVDREGRAGLDLGLSGVPETFAVDAMGRITAKQSGPLLNDADIDRLVASMQAPPRPAPTKR from the coding sequence ATGAACCGCTGGCTGGCCCTGATCCCGCTGGCGGTCCTCGCGGCGCTGGCGGCCCTGTTCGTCGGCTGGTCGCTGAAGCGCGACCCGGCGTTCAAGCCCGACGCCCTGGTCGGCCAGACGATCCCCGAGACGGTCCTGCCCCTGCTGTCTGGCGACCAAGCGGGCCCGGGCAATCTGGACCTGAAGACCGCCGGCGTCGGTCGGCCCATGCTGGTCAATGTGTTCGCCTCCTGGTGCGCGCCGTGCCGGATCGAACATCCCAAGCTGCTGGCTCTGAAGGCGCGCGGCGTCGCCGTGGTCGGCATCGCCTACAAGGACGAGCCGGTCGCCACTCGCGCCTTCCTCGACGAACTGGGCGATCCCTATTCGATGGTGCTGGTGGACCGCGAGGGTCGTGCGGGCCTCGACCTCGGCCTCTCCGGCGTGCCCGAGACCTTCGCCGTCGACGCCATGGGGCGCATCACCGCCAAACAGTCCGGCCCCTTGCTGAACGACGCCGACATCGACCGACTGGTCGCCTCCATGCAGGCCCCGCCCCGTCCGGCGCCGACAAAGCGGTGA
- the ccmD gene encoding heme exporter protein CcmD translates to MLDLDMTPYAAFVWPAWGVSALVLIVLTIRAVVASRKWKRELTRLEADQALSSEAADSNRPQAARSALGQRK, encoded by the coding sequence ATGCTCGACCTCGACATGACCCCCTACGCCGCCTTCGTCTGGCCCGCCTGGGGCGTCAGCGCCCTGGTGCTGATCGTCCTGACCATCCGCGCCGTCGTCGCCTCCCGCAAATGGAAGCGCGAACTGACACGGCTGGAAGCAGACCAAGCTCTCTCGTCAGAAGCGGCGGATTCCAACCGTCCTCAAGCAGCGCGAAGCGCGTTAGGACAACGAAAATGA
- a CDS encoding heme ABC transporter permease — translation MFGLSNPQRFMAFTGPLTPVLWGLAAVLLAVGAWLSFTVPADYQQGDTVRIMFVHVPAATLGLGAYAALGVSSFFALVFRHALADAAARAAALPGAAFTALALFTGSLWGQPMWGTWWVWDARLTSVLVLFLFYLGYMALRASIDDEQKAGRAAAVLGLVGLINLPIVKFSVDWWNTLHQPASFLTPGSSGLDPVYLPPFLTMLAAYGVLFAALWLTAIRTEIRRRRVTTLRARLAQEA, via the coding sequence ATGTTTGGCCTGTCCAATCCGCAGCGCTTCATGGCCTTCACCGGCCCGTTGACGCCCGTTCTGTGGGGGCTCGCCGCCGTGCTGCTGGCCGTCGGCGCCTGGCTCAGCTTCACCGTTCCGGCCGATTATCAGCAGGGCGACACGGTGCGGATCATGTTCGTCCATGTGCCTGCCGCCACCCTGGGCCTGGGCGCCTATGCCGCGCTGGGCGTATCCAGCTTTTTTGCGCTGGTCTTCCGTCACGCCCTGGCCGACGCCGCCGCCCGCGCCGCCGCCCTGCCGGGCGCCGCCTTCACGGCCCTGGCCCTGTTCACCGGCTCGCTGTGGGGCCAGCCGATGTGGGGGACCTGGTGGGTGTGGGACGCGCGCCTGACCAGCGTGCTGGTGCTGTTTCTCTTCTACCTCGGCTATATGGCGCTGAGAGCCTCGATCGACGACGAGCAGAAGGCCGGGCGCGCCGCCGCCGTCCTGGGTCTGGTCGGTCTGATCAACCTGCCGATCGTGAAATTCTCGGTCGACTGGTGGAACACCCTGCACCAGCCCGCCAGCTTCCTGACCCCCGGATCGTCGGGGCTGGACCCCGTCTATCTGCCGCCCTTCCTGACCATGCTGGCGGCCTACGGCGTGCTGTTCGCGGCCCTGTGGTTGACCGCCATCCGCACCGAAATCCGCCGCCGCCGCGTCACGACCCTGCGCGCCCGTCTGGCTCAGGAGGCCTGA
- the ccmB gene encoding heme exporter protein CcmB, which yields MSRRDVDQEPRPPGLRGATRVLLERELDLAWGGGGGPLLACGFFACLTAILPLAAGGDPRTLGPVAGGVAWLALALASLLSLERLFERDMEDGALDLLALGHLALEQVVLIKALAQWIAVGLPLALTAPVAALALGLPASLTPLVALTALIGGAGFAFTGALGAALALGAKRGGLLIAVVVLPLFIPPVVFGAGALERAGSGQPVGPALALLCAYVLFAAVVAPFAGAAAVRNAQG from the coding sequence GTGAGCCGCCGCGATGTCGATCAGGAACCCCGTCCGCCTGGCCTGCGCGGCGCGACGCGCGTGCTGCTGGAGCGCGAGCTGGATCTGGCCTGGGGCGGGGGCGGCGGCCCGTTGCTGGCCTGCGGCTTCTTCGCCTGTCTGACCGCCATACTGCCGCTGGCGGCCGGCGGCGATCCGCGCACGCTCGGCCCTGTCGCCGGCGGCGTCGCGTGGTTGGCGCTCGCCCTGGCGTCCCTGCTGTCGCTGGAGCGGCTGTTCGAGCGTGACATGGAGGACGGGGCGCTGGATCTGCTGGCCCTCGGCCATCTGGCGCTGGAGCAGGTCGTCCTGATCAAGGCCTTGGCCCAGTGGATCGCCGTCGGTCTGCCGCTCGCCCTGACCGCCCCCGTCGCCGCCCTGGCGCTTGGCCTGCCCGCGTCGCTGACGCCGCTGGTCGCCCTGACGGCCCTGATCGGCGGCGCGGGCTTCGCCTTCACCGGAGCGCTGGGCGCCGCTCTCGCGCTGGGCGCCAAGCGTGGCGGGCTGCTGATCGCCGTCGTCGTCCTGCCGCTGTTCATTCCGCCGGTCGTCTTCGGCGCCGGCGCCCTGGAGCGCGCTGGATCGGGCCAGCCGGTCGGCCCGGCGTTGGCCTTGCTGTGCGCCTACGTCCTGTTCGCCGCCGTCGTCGCGCCCTTCGCCGGGGCCGCCGCCGTTCGCAACGCGCAAGGGTGA